One Microbacterium sp. W4I20 DNA window includes the following coding sequences:
- a CDS encoding LacI family DNA-binding transcriptional regulator — protein sequence MHDVARLAGVSIKTVSNVINDFPHVRPDTRERVQAAIDELDYRPNLSARGLRSGRTGVIGLAVPALRENYFAELADAVIRAADLRGLGVVVEQTSGERTRELQAVTGGRLRLTDGLVFSPSALGQSDAGALDTDFPIVLLGERIFNGPTDHVAMHNTSSAKAAVEHLIDTGRRRIAIIGAEEHRGAEVSSASLRLDGYLQALDQADIPVDPALIRPSIHWNHAAGAETTRALIDEKVEFDAVFALNDTMGLGALRALGEAGMRVPEDVGVVGFDNTDEAHFSVPSLSSVDVGREQIAAAAVDLLIERIEEKDTRRPPRTITPDFRIVRRESTGFPGARR from the coding sequence ATGCACGACGTCGCGCGCCTCGCAGGCGTGTCGATCAAGACCGTGTCGAACGTCATCAACGACTTCCCGCACGTGCGCCCCGACACCAGGGAGCGGGTGCAGGCCGCGATCGACGAGCTCGACTACCGGCCCAACCTCTCCGCGCGCGGCCTCCGCTCCGGGCGCACCGGGGTCATCGGGCTCGCGGTTCCGGCGCTGCGCGAGAACTACTTCGCCGAGCTCGCCGACGCGGTCATCCGCGCCGCGGACCTGCGCGGACTCGGCGTCGTGGTCGAGCAGACCAGCGGCGAGCGCACGCGCGAGCTGCAGGCCGTGACCGGCGGACGGCTCCGCCTCACCGACGGCCTGGTCTTCAGCCCCTCCGCGCTCGGGCAGAGCGATGCGGGAGCACTCGACACCGACTTCCCGATCGTGCTCCTCGGCGAGCGCATCTTCAACGGCCCCACCGACCACGTCGCGATGCACAACACCTCCTCCGCGAAGGCGGCCGTCGAACACCTCATCGACACCGGGCGCCGGCGCATCGCGATCATCGGCGCCGAGGAGCACCGCGGCGCCGAGGTCAGCTCGGCCAGCCTGCGCCTCGACGGCTACCTGCAGGCTCTCGACCAGGCGGACATCCCCGTCGACCCCGCGCTGATCCGCCCCAGCATCCACTGGAATCATGCGGCCGGGGCCGAGACGACACGTGCGCTGATCGACGAGAAGGTCGAGTTCGACGCCGTCTTCGCGCTCAACGACACGATGGGGCTCGGTGCTCTCCGTGCACTCGGCGAGGCCGGCATGCGCGTGCCGGAGGACGTCGGCGTCGTCGGCTTCGACAACACCGACGAGGCGCACTTCTCCGTCCCCTCGCTCTCGAGCGTCGATGTCGGCCGCGAGCAGATCGCCGCAGCGGCCGTCGACCTCCTCATCGAACGCATCGAGGAGAAGGACACCCGGCGCCCGCCGCGCACGATCACGCCCGACTTCCGCATCGTGCGCCGCGAGTCGACCGGGTTCCCGGGCGCCCGTCGCTGA
- a CDS encoding GntR family transcriptional regulator has translation MPIDPRRPVRPERISPRLVVDDVHDQLLRLIIDGHMEAESPLSIDALAREFGVSSSPVREALARLESTGLVQRLALRGYRVAPALDAEELADLLAARLLLEPAVAAEAALSVERDALARQLETSVDALEAAPQGEQFESFRAYYEADREFHRAIVAGTGNRFLVHAYDALGSHVQRFRLFSGRGVTDAAETVAEHRAIAQAIADGDAPAAEEAMRRHLEGVRSRAISEVSASL, from the coding sequence ATGCCGATCGACCCCCGCCGCCCCGTCCGTCCGGAGCGGATCAGTCCGCGGCTGGTCGTCGACGACGTGCACGATCAGTTGCTGCGACTCATCATCGACGGGCATATGGAGGCGGAGTCCCCGCTGAGCATCGACGCCCTCGCCCGTGAGTTCGGGGTGTCGAGCAGTCCGGTCCGCGAGGCTCTCGCGCGGCTCGAATCGACCGGGCTCGTGCAGCGGCTGGCGCTGCGCGGGTACCGCGTCGCCCCCGCGCTGGACGCCGAGGAGCTGGCCGATCTGCTCGCCGCGCGTCTGCTGCTCGAACCCGCTGTGGCGGCGGAGGCGGCTCTCAGCGTCGAGCGGGACGCCCTCGCGCGTCAGCTCGAGACCAGCGTCGATGCGCTCGAGGCCGCCCCGCAGGGCGAGCAGTTCGAGTCGTTCCGCGCGTACTACGAGGCTGACCGGGAGTTCCACCGGGCGATCGTGGCCGGCACGGGCAACCGCTTCCTGGTGCACGCCTACGATGCGCTCGGCAGTCACGTGCAGCGGTTCCGGCTGTTCTCCGGGCGGGGAGTGACGGATGCCGCCGAGACGGTGGCCGAGCACCGGGCGATCGCGCAGGCCATCGCCGACGGAGATGCCCCTGCCGCCGAAGAGGCGATGCGGCGGCACCTCGAGGGCGTGCGCAGTCGGGCGATCAGCGAGGTCTCGGCCTCTCTGTAG
- a CDS encoding sugar phosphate isomerase/epimerase has protein sequence MALTAENWPIAAAMLPFTTRLPLEAREESLRAEWLQALHQVADADFRHVDLTDSWIAYGDLDPQRRALLLEVLDEAGLEAASLSAIRKSVIDAADGDANLAYSHRTLDVAAELGIGVVSVGLHQPLTPEQREQLWFWTVEGHRDRIDDTDGWNLAVRRFRELGQHAADLGILLSLEMYEHTFLGTGASAVRLVEEIGMDTVGLNPDIGNLIRLHEPVEDWRDLLAQTLPYANFWHVKNYTRDEDPASGVVTTAPAYLESGLIDYRTAIRMAIDHGFQGVICTEHYGGDGLSMSAANRDYLRGRVLPRRDYALGESRVIQHVERIPS, from the coding sequence ATGGCGCTCACCGCCGAGAACTGGCCGATCGCCGCCGCGATGCTGCCCTTCACCACCCGCCTGCCGCTCGAGGCGAGGGAGGAATCGCTGCGCGCGGAGTGGCTGCAGGCCCTGCACCAGGTCGCCGACGCCGACTTCCGCCACGTCGATCTGACCGACTCCTGGATCGCCTACGGCGACCTGGATCCGCAGCGACGAGCGCTGCTCCTCGAGGTGCTCGACGAGGCGGGGCTCGAGGCCGCGTCCCTTTCCGCGATCCGCAAGAGCGTGATCGACGCCGCCGACGGAGACGCGAACCTGGCCTACAGCCACCGCACCCTCGACGTCGCGGCCGAGCTCGGCATCGGCGTGGTGTCGGTGGGGCTGCACCAGCCGCTGACTCCCGAGCAGCGGGAACAGCTCTGGTTCTGGACCGTCGAGGGCCATCGCGACCGGATCGACGACACCGACGGCTGGAACCTGGCTGTGCGTCGGTTCCGCGAGCTCGGGCAGCACGCCGCCGACCTCGGCATCCTGCTCTCCCTCGAGATGTACGAGCACACGTTCCTCGGCACCGGCGCCTCGGCGGTGCGACTCGTCGAGGAGATCGGGATGGACACGGTCGGCCTCAATCCCGACATCGGCAACCTCATCCGGCTGCACGAGCCCGTCGAGGACTGGCGGGATCTACTCGCGCAGACTCTCCCGTACGCCAACTTCTGGCACGTGAAGAACTACACGCGGGATGAGGATCCGGCATCCGGCGTCGTGACGACCGCTCCCGCCTACCTCGAGAGCGGCCTCATCGACTACCGCACGGCGATCCGCATGGCGATCGACCACGGCTTCCAGGGCGTCATCTGCACCGAGCACTACGGCGGGGACGGACTGAGCATGAGCGCCGCGAACCGCGACTATCTGCGCGGGCGCGTCCTGCCCCGCCGCGACTACGCCCTGGGCGAGAGCCGTGTGATCCAGCACGTCGAGAGGATCCCGTCATGA
- a CDS encoding dihydroxyacetone kinase family protein, giving the protein MTRMIAEPQTFVADALDGLVLAHPHELRRLGGGVVRATPLAPGRVAVVVGGGSGHYPAFAGVVGVGMAAGAVCGNIFSSPSAGQAVEVARAADAGGGVLFSFGNYAGDVIHFGEAERRLREEGRDVRTVLVTDDIASAPVTDAASRRGIAGDLCVFRIAGAAAERGDDLDAVERLARHANDRTRTIGVAFSGCTLPGASSPLFDVPEGMMSIGLGIHGEPGIRDVPLQNARDLAVTLLEPLLDERPNGAAPRVSLIVNGLGTVKYEELFVLFGHLHRELEGHGIEVTSPLCGELVTSLDMGGVSVTLLWLDDELEELWNGPAAAPAFRRGAIVDSVPVAAAPRADAIQAPASEVAPAETLPASVESRQAAGLARRLLSVARTLVDEQAEHLGALDAIAGDGDHGVGMSRGLEAAVAGASTVTDDGGLTALLTAAGEAWSEKAGGTSGALWGAALAAFGRAADAEGSAGGTAVVAAVQAARARIEQLGGAAAGDKTMLDALLPFEAALSAALADGRDLDDALARAAAEATESAEATAALRPRKGRARPLAERSIGHPDPGAVSFAMIVTALADSIGAERAGEAPAEASDEGQHS; this is encoded by the coding sequence ATGACCCGCATGATCGCCGAGCCGCAGACCTTCGTCGCAGACGCACTGGACGGCCTCGTCCTCGCCCATCCGCACGAGCTGCGTCGGCTCGGCGGCGGCGTGGTGCGCGCCACCCCGCTCGCACCCGGTCGCGTCGCGGTCGTGGTGGGCGGCGGCTCCGGGCACTACCCGGCCTTCGCCGGAGTCGTCGGGGTCGGCATGGCCGCCGGAGCGGTCTGCGGCAACATCTTCTCGTCGCCCTCGGCGGGACAGGCGGTCGAGGTCGCCCGAGCCGCGGATGCCGGGGGAGGGGTGCTGTTCAGCTTCGGCAACTACGCCGGCGACGTCATCCACTTCGGCGAAGCGGAGCGCCGTTTACGCGAAGAGGGCAGGGACGTGCGCACCGTGCTGGTCACGGACGACATCGCCAGCGCTCCCGTGACGGATGCCGCGTCGCGTCGCGGCATCGCCGGAGACCTGTGCGTGTTCCGGATCGCCGGGGCGGCCGCCGAGCGCGGCGACGACCTCGACGCCGTCGAGCGATTGGCGCGCCACGCGAACGACCGCACCCGCACGATCGGCGTCGCGTTCTCCGGCTGCACGCTCCCCGGCGCATCGTCCCCGCTGTTCGATGTGCCGGAGGGGATGATGTCGATCGGCCTCGGCATCCACGGCGAACCCGGCATCCGCGACGTCCCCCTGCAGAACGCGCGTGACCTCGCCGTCACGCTGCTCGAGCCGCTGCTCGACGAGCGTCCCAACGGAGCGGCGCCGCGCGTCTCGCTGATCGTCAACGGGCTCGGGACGGTGAAGTACGAGGAGCTCTTCGTGCTGTTCGGGCACCTGCACCGCGAACTCGAGGGCCACGGCATCGAGGTCACGAGTCCGCTCTGCGGCGAGCTGGTGACGAGCCTCGACATGGGCGGCGTCTCGGTAACTCTGCTCTGGCTCGACGACGAGCTGGAGGAACTCTGGAACGGACCGGCCGCGGCCCCCGCCTTCCGGCGCGGAGCGATCGTCGACAGCGTGCCGGTGGCCGCGGCTCCGCGCGCGGACGCGATACAGGCGCCGGCATCCGAGGTGGCGCCTGCCGAGACACTGCCGGCCTCCGTTGAATCCCGACAGGCAGCCGGGCTGGCGCGCCGCCTGCTGAGCGTGGCGCGCACCCTGGTCGACGAGCAGGCCGAGCACCTCGGCGCGCTCGACGCGATCGCGGGAGACGGCGACCACGGCGTCGGTATGAGCCGAGGCCTCGAGGCAGCCGTCGCCGGCGCGTCGACCGTGACCGACGATGGCGGACTCACCGCCCTGCTGACCGCGGCGGGCGAGGCCTGGTCCGAGAAGGCCGGCGGAACCTCCGGGGCGCTCTGGGGTGCGGCACTCGCCGCCTTCGGCCGTGCGGCGGATGCCGAGGGATCAGCGGGCGGCACCGCCGTCGTCGCCGCGGTCCAGGCCGCGCGCGCACGCATCGAACAGCTGGGCGGAGCTGCGGCCGGCGACAAGACCATGCTCGACGCCCTGCTGCCGTTCGAGGCGGCACTGTCCGCCGCGCTCGCCGACGGCCGCGACCTCGACGACGCGCTCGCGCGAGCAGCGGCCGAGGCCACGGAGAGTGCCGAGGCGACCGCCGCGCTCCGGCCCCGGAAGGGACGGGCCCGCCCGCTCGCCGAGCGCAGCATCGGGCACCCCGACCCCGGAGCGGTGTCGTTCGCGATGATCGTGACCGCGCTGGCGGACAGCATCGGCGCGGAACGCGCAGGAGAAGCACCAGCAGAAGCATCGGACGAAGGGCAGCACTCATGA
- a CDS encoding ribose-5-phosphate isomerase: MTGWRIVIGADDAGYEYKELLRALLEDDPRVAGVVDVGVDADGHTPYPQVASEAARLVADGEADRGLLVCGTGLGMAIAANKVRGVRAVTAHDSYSVARSVLSNDAQILALGARVIGPELAKTLVDGWLGLQFDPQSPSSAKVDLIGEIEKEESA; the protein is encoded by the coding sequence ATGACCGGATGGCGGATCGTGATCGGCGCGGATGATGCCGGATACGAGTACAAGGAGCTGCTCAGGGCGCTGTTGGAGGACGACCCCCGGGTCGCGGGCGTCGTCGACGTCGGTGTGGATGCCGACGGGCACACCCCGTATCCCCAGGTCGCCTCGGAGGCGGCACGACTGGTCGCCGACGGGGAGGCGGATCGCGGGCTGCTGGTGTGCGGCACGGGACTCGGTATGGCGATCGCCGCGAACAAGGTGCGGGGCGTCAGGGCGGTCACCGCGCATGACTCCTACTCGGTCGCCCGATCCGTGCTCAGCAACGACGCGCAGATCCTCGCGCTGGGAGCCAGGGTCATCGGCCCCGAGCTCGCCAAGACCCTGGTCGACGGCTGGCTCGGCCTGCAGTTCGACCCGCAGTCGCCGTCATCCGCCAAGGTGGATCTGATCGGTGAGATCGAGAAGGAGGAGTCGGCATGA
- a CDS encoding 3-hydroxyacyl-CoA dehydrogenase family protein, translated as MTERVAVVGSGYMGGGIAQVIALSGRQVALADVSAEQAVLSRDRIVREAADFESRSLFPTGAAERIAAGVTAAASIEEAVADADVVEEAVPEILAVKHETLRRISTAAPAEAVIGSNTSTISIAVLAEAVDRPERFLGVHFSNPATFIPGVEVIPHAGTAPAAVARVTALLAECGKAGVEVPDVTGFVLNRLQYALFTEAARLVDEGVATAEAVDTIARTTFGFRLPFFGPFAIADIAGLDVYEFCYGSLGAAYPDRFAEPAALRERVARGELGVKSGSGFLATSPERIAELVAYRDRAYVAMSRLLDELGPAPVSY; from the coding sequence ATGACCGAACGAGTCGCAGTGGTCGGATCCGGGTACATGGGTGGCGGGATCGCGCAGGTGATCGCGCTCTCCGGGCGGCAGGTCGCGCTCGCCGACGTCTCCGCCGAGCAGGCGGTGCTGAGCCGCGACCGCATCGTGCGGGAGGCCGCCGACTTCGAGTCGCGCTCGCTGTTCCCGACCGGCGCGGCCGAACGCATCGCCGCGGGTGTCACCGCCGCCGCGTCGATCGAGGAGGCCGTGGCCGACGCCGACGTCGTCGAGGAGGCCGTCCCGGAGATCCTCGCCGTCAAGCACGAGACGCTCCGGCGCATCAGCACGGCAGCCCCCGCGGAGGCCGTGATCGGCAGCAACACCTCGACGATCTCGATCGCGGTGCTCGCCGAGGCCGTGGACCGGCCGGAGCGGTTCCTCGGGGTGCACTTCAGCAACCCGGCGACGTTCATCCCCGGCGTCGAGGTCATCCCGCACGCGGGCACGGCGCCCGCCGCGGTCGCACGGGTGACCGCGCTGCTGGCCGAGTGCGGCAAGGCCGGCGTCGAGGTGCCCGATGTCACGGGCTTCGTCCTCAACCGCCTGCAGTACGCGCTGTTCACCGAGGCTGCGCGCCTCGTCGACGAGGGCGTCGCCACCGCCGAGGCCGTGGACACGATCGCCCGGACGACCTTCGGGTTCCGGCTGCCGTTCTTCGGGCCTTTCGCGATCGCCGACATCGCCGGGCTCGACGTGTACGAGTTCTGCTACGGATCCCTGGGCGCGGCGTACCCCGACCGCTTCGCCGAGCCGGCGGCGCTTCGCGAGCGCGTCGCCCGAGGGGAGCTCGGCGTGAAGTCGGGCAGCGGGTTCCTCGCCACCTCGCCCGAGCGCATCGCCGAGCTCGTGGCCTACCGCGACCGCGCGTACGTCGCCATGTCGCGACTGCTCGACGAGCTCGGCCCCGCGCCCGTCAGCTACTGA